Proteins found in one Paralichthys olivaceus isolate ysfri-2021 chromosome 19, ASM2471397v2, whole genome shotgun sequence genomic segment:
- the zc3h14 gene encoding zinc finger CCCH domain-containing protein 14 isoform X2 translates to MEIGTEISKKIRAAIKGKLQELGAYIDEELPDYIMVMVANKKTSEQMADDLSLFLGNNTIKFTAWLHGVLEKLRSVAVEPPSFKDQNQSDGSSVAGKSQLFVSEDSRTDELKFLTVSSSHSDRTEASVSSSAHESRRGALERTSSRLTSAVKPLIEPIPSEAVIDIKPEMDDDLIADDPVEIGSNHGRTRGAASRPTAEIYRPGHSKFSLVSSADTFRSSEGSSHSRQQDGRSSRTSRTNKQEELTRKRKAPVASSVVRVNRAADEDSDDDVEEEEESSYGGRGLSSRVSLPSKPERKPTLPPAKQANRNLILKAISEAQDSITKTTAYPTIPQRQTVPVAPRTRLASNEEMTAAIQLVQDHLHSIAPRVPAYTSAALPPSRTSAPTRSLASRLQLDLAQRNDAREQSHYVAEVPAGSDAKTFDTRSFIVSRPKLEESQTTTQQHLQVKGEVYSALPRTVQASKERGDSSSPKFIVTLDGVPSPLGNLAECEMEMDEVNPPKKVTEASVHVNREPKVSVLHRLQGVITSTEDDVMDVEMMDDDAVPLKKQKVLERCKFWPVCKSGDECSYHHPTTQCKTFPSCRFGDKCLFVHPNCKYDARCSKPDCPFTHVSRRGPAAPPPKPVQPVQTTSVCRFFPDCKKMDCPFYHPKPCRFAAQCNRVGCTFYHPNTSVPPRHALKWTKAQSS, encoded by the exons ATGGAAATCGGGACAGAGATCAGCAAGAAGATAAGA GCTGCCATCAAGGGGAAGCTTCAAGAGCTCGGTGCTTACATTG ATGAAGAGCTTCCTGACTACATCATGGTGATGGTGGCAAACAAAAAGACCTCCGAGCAGATGGCTGACGATCTCTCCCTTTTCCTTGGGAACAACACGATTAAGTTCACAGCCTG GCTGCACGGCGTCCTGGAGAAATTGCGATCAGTTGCAGTCG AGCCTCCATCGTTCAAAGATCAAAATCAGTCTGATGGCAGCTCTGTGGCTGGGAAGAGCCAGTTATTTGTAAGCGAAGACAGCAGGACGGATGAGCTGAAGTTCCTGACCGTGTCCAGCTCTCACTCTGATCGGACGGAAGCAAGTGTATCGAGTTCTGCCCACGAAAGCAG GAGAGGGGCCTTGGAGAGGACTTCTTCTCGACTTACCTCCGCTGTTAAACCCCTCATAGAGCCGATCCCCTCGGAGGCTGTTATCGACATCAAACCGGAGATGGATGATGACCTCATTGCTGACGACCCCGTGGAAATAGGCTCCAACCATGGTCGGACACGTGGTGCAGCTAGTAGACCCACAGCTGAAATCTACAGACCGGGTCACAGCAAATTTTCATTAGTTAGCTCTGCTGACACATTTCGGTCCTCAGAAGGATCCTCTCACAGCAGGCAGCAGGACGGCAGAAGCAGCAGAACCTCCAGAACCAATAAG CAGGAGGAGTTGACACGGAAGCGTAAGGCGCCAGTGGCGAGTTCGGTGGTGCGAGTGAACCGAGcagccgatgaggacagcgatgatgacgtggaggaggaggaggagtcgaGCTACGGAGGAAGAGGGCTGTCCAGTAGAGTGTCTCTGCCCTCCAAACCAGAGCGCAA ACCCACTCTGCCTCCAGCCAAGCAAGCCAACAGGAATCTGATACTGAAGGCCATCTCTGAGGCCCAAGACTCTATCACTAAAACCACAGCCTACCCCACAA TTCCACAGAGGCAGACTGTCCCTGTGGCGCCTCGCACCCGCTTGGCCAGCAACGAGGAGATGACGGCAGCCATCCAACTGGTTCAGGATCACCTCCACAGTATTGCTCCCAGGGTGCCGGCCTACACCTCTGCAGCGCTGCCTCCTTCAAGAACATCAG CTCCAACAAGATCTTTAGCTTCACGCCTCCAGTTGGACTTGGCACAGCGCAATGATGCAAGAGAGCAGAGCCACTACg TCGCGGAGGTTCCTGCCGGCAGTGATGCAAAGACCTTTGATACTCGCTCCTTCATAGTGAGTCGACCTAAACTGGAAGAATCTCAGACCACAACTCAGCAGCATCTTCAGGTCAAAGGGGAAGTGTATTCTGCCTTACCACGCACTGTCCAGgccag taagGAGAGGGGTGACTCTTCCAGCCCTAAGTTTATAGTGACATTAGACGGAGTACCGAGTCCACTGGGGAATCTAGCAGAGTGTGAAATGGAGATGGATGAAGTGAATCCTCCCAAAAAAGTCACTGAGGCGTCTGTCCATGTCAACAGGGAGCCTAAAGTCAGCGTCCTTCACAGACTACAAGGAGTGATCACGTCAACAGAGG ATGATGTGATGGATGTGGAGATGATGGACGACGACGCCGTCcctttaaagaaacagaaagttcTGGAGCGTTGCAAGTTCTGGCCGGTGTGTAAAAGTGGAGATGAGTGTTCGTACCATCACCCGACGACACAGTGCAA AACATTTCCCAGCTGCAGGTTTGGGGATAAATGCCTCTTCGTCCACCCTAATTGTAAATACGATGCCAGGTGCTCAAAGCCAGACTGTCCCTTCACTCATGTGAGCCGCAGAGGCCCAGCTGCCCCTCCGCCAAAGCCAG TGCAGCCAGTGCAAACCACGAGTGTGTGCCGCTTCTTCCCAGACTGCAAGAAGATGGACTGCCCGTTTTATCATCCCAAG CCTTGTCGCTTTGCAGCTCAGTGTAATCGAGTCGGATGTACCTTCTACCACCCGAACACATCAGTGCCTCCAAGACACGCCCTGAAGTGGACAAAAGCACAGAGCAG ttAA
- the zc3h14 gene encoding zinc finger CCCH domain-containing protein 14 isoform X3: MEIGTEISKKIRAAIKGKLQELGAYIDEELPDYIMVMVANKKTSEQMADDLSLFLGNNTIKFTAWLHGVLEKLRSVAVEPPSFKDQNQSDGSSVAGKSQLFVSEDSRTDELKFLTVSSSHSDRTEASVSSSAHESRRGALERTSSRLTSAVKPLIEPIPSEAVIDIKPEMDDDLIADDPVEIGSNHGRTRGAASRPTAEIYRPGHSKFSLVSSADTFRSSEGSSHSRQQDGRSSRTSRTNKEELTRKRKAPVASSVVRVNRAADEDSDDDVEEEEESSYGGRGLSSRVSLPSKPERKPTLPPAKQANRNLILKAISEAQDSITKTTAYPTIPQRQTVPVAPRTRLASNEEMTAAIQLVQDHLHSIAPRVPAYTSAALPPSRTSAPTRSLASRLQLDLAQRNDAREQSHYVAEVPAGSDAKTFDTRSFIVSRPKLEESQTTTQQHLQVKGEVYSALPRTVQASKERGDSSSPKFIVTLDGVPSPLGNLAECEMEMDEVNPPKKVTEASVHVNREPKVSVLHRLQGVITSTEDDVMDVEMMDDDAVPLKKQKVLERCKFWPVCKSGDECSYHHPTTQCKTFPSCRFGDKCLFVHPNCKYDARCSKPDCPFTHVSRRGPAAPPPKPAVQPVQTTSVCRFFPDCKKMDCPFYHPKPCRFAAQCNRVGCTFYHPNTSVPPRHALKWTKAQSS, encoded by the exons ATGGAAATCGGGACAGAGATCAGCAAGAAGATAAGA GCTGCCATCAAGGGGAAGCTTCAAGAGCTCGGTGCTTACATTG ATGAAGAGCTTCCTGACTACATCATGGTGATGGTGGCAAACAAAAAGACCTCCGAGCAGATGGCTGACGATCTCTCCCTTTTCCTTGGGAACAACACGATTAAGTTCACAGCCTG GCTGCACGGCGTCCTGGAGAAATTGCGATCAGTTGCAGTCG AGCCTCCATCGTTCAAAGATCAAAATCAGTCTGATGGCAGCTCTGTGGCTGGGAAGAGCCAGTTATTTGTAAGCGAAGACAGCAGGACGGATGAGCTGAAGTTCCTGACCGTGTCCAGCTCTCACTCTGATCGGACGGAAGCAAGTGTATCGAGTTCTGCCCACGAAAGCAG GAGAGGGGCCTTGGAGAGGACTTCTTCTCGACTTACCTCCGCTGTTAAACCCCTCATAGAGCCGATCCCCTCGGAGGCTGTTATCGACATCAAACCGGAGATGGATGATGACCTCATTGCTGACGACCCCGTGGAAATAGGCTCCAACCATGGTCGGACACGTGGTGCAGCTAGTAGACCCACAGCTGAAATCTACAGACCGGGTCACAGCAAATTTTCATTAGTTAGCTCTGCTGACACATTTCGGTCCTCAGAAGGATCCTCTCACAGCAGGCAGCAGGACGGCAGAAGCAGCAGAACCTCCAGAACCAATAAG GAGGAGTTGACACGGAAGCGTAAGGCGCCAGTGGCGAGTTCGGTGGTGCGAGTGAACCGAGcagccgatgaggacagcgatgatgacgtggaggaggaggaggagtcgaGCTACGGAGGAAGAGGGCTGTCCAGTAGAGTGTCTCTGCCCTCCAAACCAGAGCGCAA ACCCACTCTGCCTCCAGCCAAGCAAGCCAACAGGAATCTGATACTGAAGGCCATCTCTGAGGCCCAAGACTCTATCACTAAAACCACAGCCTACCCCACAA TTCCACAGAGGCAGACTGTCCCTGTGGCGCCTCGCACCCGCTTGGCCAGCAACGAGGAGATGACGGCAGCCATCCAACTGGTTCAGGATCACCTCCACAGTATTGCTCCCAGGGTGCCGGCCTACACCTCTGCAGCGCTGCCTCCTTCAAGAACATCAG CTCCAACAAGATCTTTAGCTTCACGCCTCCAGTTGGACTTGGCACAGCGCAATGATGCAAGAGAGCAGAGCCACTACg TCGCGGAGGTTCCTGCCGGCAGTGATGCAAAGACCTTTGATACTCGCTCCTTCATAGTGAGTCGACCTAAACTGGAAGAATCTCAGACCACAACTCAGCAGCATCTTCAGGTCAAAGGGGAAGTGTATTCTGCCTTACCACGCACTGTCCAGgccag taagGAGAGGGGTGACTCTTCCAGCCCTAAGTTTATAGTGACATTAGACGGAGTACCGAGTCCACTGGGGAATCTAGCAGAGTGTGAAATGGAGATGGATGAAGTGAATCCTCCCAAAAAAGTCACTGAGGCGTCTGTCCATGTCAACAGGGAGCCTAAAGTCAGCGTCCTTCACAGACTACAAGGAGTGATCACGTCAACAGAGG ATGATGTGATGGATGTGGAGATGATGGACGACGACGCCGTCcctttaaagaaacagaaagttcTGGAGCGTTGCAAGTTCTGGCCGGTGTGTAAAAGTGGAGATGAGTGTTCGTACCATCACCCGACGACACAGTGCAA AACATTTCCCAGCTGCAGGTTTGGGGATAAATGCCTCTTCGTCCACCCTAATTGTAAATACGATGCCAGGTGCTCAAAGCCAGACTGTCCCTTCACTCATGTGAGCCGCAGAGGCCCAGCTGCCCCTCCGCCAAAGCCAG CAGTGCAGCCAGTGCAAACCACGAGTGTGTGCCGCTTCTTCCCAGACTGCAAGAAGATGGACTGCCCGTTTTATCATCCCAAG CCTTGTCGCTTTGCAGCTCAGTGTAATCGAGTCGGATGTACCTTCTACCACCCGAACACATCAGTGCCTCCAAGACACGCCCTGAAGTGGACAAAAGCACAGAGCAG ttAA
- the zc3h14 gene encoding zinc finger CCCH domain-containing protein 14 isoform X4 gives MEIGTEISKKIRAAIKGKLQELGAYIDEELPDYIMVMVANKKTSEQMADDLSLFLGNNTIKFTAWLHGVLEKLRSVAVEPPSFKDQNQSDGSSVAGKSQLFVSEDSRTDELKFLTVSSSHSDRTEASVSSSAHESRRGALERTSSRLTSAVKPLIEPIPSEAVIDIKPEMDDDLIADDPVEIGSNHGRTRGAASRPTAEIYRPGHSKFSLVSSADTFRSSEGSSHSRQQDGRSSRTSRTNKEELTRKRKAPVASSVVRVNRAADEDSDDDVEEEEESSYGGRGLSSRVSLPSKPERKPTLPPAKQANRNLILKAISEAQDSITKTTAYPTIPQRQTVPVAPRTRLASNEEMTAAIQLVQDHLHSIAPRVPAYTSAALPPSRTSAPTRSLASRLQLDLAQRNDAREQSHYVAEVPAGSDAKTFDTRSFIVSRPKLEESQTTTQQHLQVKGEVYSALPRTVQASKERGDSSSPKFIVTLDGVPSPLGNLAECEMEMDEVNPPKKVTEASVHVNREPKVSVLHRLQGVITSTEDDVMDVEMMDDDAVPLKKQKVLERCKFWPVCKSGDECSYHHPTTQCKTFPSCRFGDKCLFVHPNCKYDARCSKPDCPFTHVSRRGPAAPPPKPVQPVQTTSVCRFFPDCKKMDCPFYHPKPCRFAAQCNRVGCTFYHPNTSVPPRHALKWTKAQSS, from the exons ATGGAAATCGGGACAGAGATCAGCAAGAAGATAAGA GCTGCCATCAAGGGGAAGCTTCAAGAGCTCGGTGCTTACATTG ATGAAGAGCTTCCTGACTACATCATGGTGATGGTGGCAAACAAAAAGACCTCCGAGCAGATGGCTGACGATCTCTCCCTTTTCCTTGGGAACAACACGATTAAGTTCACAGCCTG GCTGCACGGCGTCCTGGAGAAATTGCGATCAGTTGCAGTCG AGCCTCCATCGTTCAAAGATCAAAATCAGTCTGATGGCAGCTCTGTGGCTGGGAAGAGCCAGTTATTTGTAAGCGAAGACAGCAGGACGGATGAGCTGAAGTTCCTGACCGTGTCCAGCTCTCACTCTGATCGGACGGAAGCAAGTGTATCGAGTTCTGCCCACGAAAGCAG GAGAGGGGCCTTGGAGAGGACTTCTTCTCGACTTACCTCCGCTGTTAAACCCCTCATAGAGCCGATCCCCTCGGAGGCTGTTATCGACATCAAACCGGAGATGGATGATGACCTCATTGCTGACGACCCCGTGGAAATAGGCTCCAACCATGGTCGGACACGTGGTGCAGCTAGTAGACCCACAGCTGAAATCTACAGACCGGGTCACAGCAAATTTTCATTAGTTAGCTCTGCTGACACATTTCGGTCCTCAGAAGGATCCTCTCACAGCAGGCAGCAGGACGGCAGAAGCAGCAGAACCTCCAGAACCAATAAG GAGGAGTTGACACGGAAGCGTAAGGCGCCAGTGGCGAGTTCGGTGGTGCGAGTGAACCGAGcagccgatgaggacagcgatgatgacgtggaggaggaggaggagtcgaGCTACGGAGGAAGAGGGCTGTCCAGTAGAGTGTCTCTGCCCTCCAAACCAGAGCGCAA ACCCACTCTGCCTCCAGCCAAGCAAGCCAACAGGAATCTGATACTGAAGGCCATCTCTGAGGCCCAAGACTCTATCACTAAAACCACAGCCTACCCCACAA TTCCACAGAGGCAGACTGTCCCTGTGGCGCCTCGCACCCGCTTGGCCAGCAACGAGGAGATGACGGCAGCCATCCAACTGGTTCAGGATCACCTCCACAGTATTGCTCCCAGGGTGCCGGCCTACACCTCTGCAGCGCTGCCTCCTTCAAGAACATCAG CTCCAACAAGATCTTTAGCTTCACGCCTCCAGTTGGACTTGGCACAGCGCAATGATGCAAGAGAGCAGAGCCACTACg TCGCGGAGGTTCCTGCCGGCAGTGATGCAAAGACCTTTGATACTCGCTCCTTCATAGTGAGTCGACCTAAACTGGAAGAATCTCAGACCACAACTCAGCAGCATCTTCAGGTCAAAGGGGAAGTGTATTCTGCCTTACCACGCACTGTCCAGgccag taagGAGAGGGGTGACTCTTCCAGCCCTAAGTTTATAGTGACATTAGACGGAGTACCGAGTCCACTGGGGAATCTAGCAGAGTGTGAAATGGAGATGGATGAAGTGAATCCTCCCAAAAAAGTCACTGAGGCGTCTGTCCATGTCAACAGGGAGCCTAAAGTCAGCGTCCTTCACAGACTACAAGGAGTGATCACGTCAACAGAGG ATGATGTGATGGATGTGGAGATGATGGACGACGACGCCGTCcctttaaagaaacagaaagttcTGGAGCGTTGCAAGTTCTGGCCGGTGTGTAAAAGTGGAGATGAGTGTTCGTACCATCACCCGACGACACAGTGCAA AACATTTCCCAGCTGCAGGTTTGGGGATAAATGCCTCTTCGTCCACCCTAATTGTAAATACGATGCCAGGTGCTCAAAGCCAGACTGTCCCTTCACTCATGTGAGCCGCAGAGGCCCAGCTGCCCCTCCGCCAAAGCCAG TGCAGCCAGTGCAAACCACGAGTGTGTGCCGCTTCTTCCCAGACTGCAAGAAGATGGACTGCCCGTTTTATCATCCCAAG CCTTGTCGCTTTGCAGCTCAGTGTAATCGAGTCGGATGTACCTTCTACCACCCGAACACATCAGTGCCTCCAAGACACGCCCTGAAGTGGACAAAAGCACAGAGCAG ttAA
- the zc3h14 gene encoding zinc finger CCCH domain-containing protein 14 isoform X1, producing the protein MEIGTEISKKIRAAIKGKLQELGAYIDEELPDYIMVMVANKKTSEQMADDLSLFLGNNTIKFTAWLHGVLEKLRSVAVEPPSFKDQNQSDGSSVAGKSQLFVSEDSRTDELKFLTVSSSHSDRTEASVSSSAHESRRGALERTSSRLTSAVKPLIEPIPSEAVIDIKPEMDDDLIADDPVEIGSNHGRTRGAASRPTAEIYRPGHSKFSLVSSADTFRSSEGSSHSRQQDGRSSRTSRTNKQEELTRKRKAPVASSVVRVNRAADEDSDDDVEEEEESSYGGRGLSSRVSLPSKPERKPTLPPAKQANRNLILKAISEAQDSITKTTAYPTIPQRQTVPVAPRTRLASNEEMTAAIQLVQDHLHSIAPRVPAYTSAALPPSRTSAPTRSLASRLQLDLAQRNDAREQSHYVAEVPAGSDAKTFDTRSFIVSRPKLEESQTTTQQHLQVKGEVYSALPRTVQASKERGDSSSPKFIVTLDGVPSPLGNLAECEMEMDEVNPPKKVTEASVHVNREPKVSVLHRLQGVITSTEDDVMDVEMMDDDAVPLKKQKVLERCKFWPVCKSGDECSYHHPTTQCKTFPSCRFGDKCLFVHPNCKYDARCSKPDCPFTHVSRRGPAAPPPKPAVQPVQTTSVCRFFPDCKKMDCPFYHPKPCRFAAQCNRVGCTFYHPNTSVPPRHALKWTKAQSS; encoded by the exons ATGGAAATCGGGACAGAGATCAGCAAGAAGATAAGA GCTGCCATCAAGGGGAAGCTTCAAGAGCTCGGTGCTTACATTG ATGAAGAGCTTCCTGACTACATCATGGTGATGGTGGCAAACAAAAAGACCTCCGAGCAGATGGCTGACGATCTCTCCCTTTTCCTTGGGAACAACACGATTAAGTTCACAGCCTG GCTGCACGGCGTCCTGGAGAAATTGCGATCAGTTGCAGTCG AGCCTCCATCGTTCAAAGATCAAAATCAGTCTGATGGCAGCTCTGTGGCTGGGAAGAGCCAGTTATTTGTAAGCGAAGACAGCAGGACGGATGAGCTGAAGTTCCTGACCGTGTCCAGCTCTCACTCTGATCGGACGGAAGCAAGTGTATCGAGTTCTGCCCACGAAAGCAG GAGAGGGGCCTTGGAGAGGACTTCTTCTCGACTTACCTCCGCTGTTAAACCCCTCATAGAGCCGATCCCCTCGGAGGCTGTTATCGACATCAAACCGGAGATGGATGATGACCTCATTGCTGACGACCCCGTGGAAATAGGCTCCAACCATGGTCGGACACGTGGTGCAGCTAGTAGACCCACAGCTGAAATCTACAGACCGGGTCACAGCAAATTTTCATTAGTTAGCTCTGCTGACACATTTCGGTCCTCAGAAGGATCCTCTCACAGCAGGCAGCAGGACGGCAGAAGCAGCAGAACCTCCAGAACCAATAAG CAGGAGGAGTTGACACGGAAGCGTAAGGCGCCAGTGGCGAGTTCGGTGGTGCGAGTGAACCGAGcagccgatgaggacagcgatgatgacgtggaggaggaggaggagtcgaGCTACGGAGGAAGAGGGCTGTCCAGTAGAGTGTCTCTGCCCTCCAAACCAGAGCGCAA ACCCACTCTGCCTCCAGCCAAGCAAGCCAACAGGAATCTGATACTGAAGGCCATCTCTGAGGCCCAAGACTCTATCACTAAAACCACAGCCTACCCCACAA TTCCACAGAGGCAGACTGTCCCTGTGGCGCCTCGCACCCGCTTGGCCAGCAACGAGGAGATGACGGCAGCCATCCAACTGGTTCAGGATCACCTCCACAGTATTGCTCCCAGGGTGCCGGCCTACACCTCTGCAGCGCTGCCTCCTTCAAGAACATCAG CTCCAACAAGATCTTTAGCTTCACGCCTCCAGTTGGACTTGGCACAGCGCAATGATGCAAGAGAGCAGAGCCACTACg TCGCGGAGGTTCCTGCCGGCAGTGATGCAAAGACCTTTGATACTCGCTCCTTCATAGTGAGTCGACCTAAACTGGAAGAATCTCAGACCACAACTCAGCAGCATCTTCAGGTCAAAGGGGAAGTGTATTCTGCCTTACCACGCACTGTCCAGgccag taagGAGAGGGGTGACTCTTCCAGCCCTAAGTTTATAGTGACATTAGACGGAGTACCGAGTCCACTGGGGAATCTAGCAGAGTGTGAAATGGAGATGGATGAAGTGAATCCTCCCAAAAAAGTCACTGAGGCGTCTGTCCATGTCAACAGGGAGCCTAAAGTCAGCGTCCTTCACAGACTACAAGGAGTGATCACGTCAACAGAGG ATGATGTGATGGATGTGGAGATGATGGACGACGACGCCGTCcctttaaagaaacagaaagttcTGGAGCGTTGCAAGTTCTGGCCGGTGTGTAAAAGTGGAGATGAGTGTTCGTACCATCACCCGACGACACAGTGCAA AACATTTCCCAGCTGCAGGTTTGGGGATAAATGCCTCTTCGTCCACCCTAATTGTAAATACGATGCCAGGTGCTCAAAGCCAGACTGTCCCTTCACTCATGTGAGCCGCAGAGGCCCAGCTGCCCCTCCGCCAAAGCCAG CAGTGCAGCCAGTGCAAACCACGAGTGTGTGCCGCTTCTTCCCAGACTGCAAGAAGATGGACTGCCCGTTTTATCATCCCAAG CCTTGTCGCTTTGCAGCTCAGTGTAATCGAGTCGGATGTACCTTCTACCACCCGAACACATCAGTGCCTCCAAGACACGCCCTGAAGTGGACAAAAGCACAGAGCAG ttAA
- the batf gene encoding basic leucine zipper transcriptional factor ATF-like — protein sequence MAQGSDSNDTTYKSPSPGSRPSSSDDVKKVMRREKNRIAAQKSRMRQTQKADSLHLESENLEKENAALRKEVKQLTEEAKYLSSVLSSHEPLCTGLAPQTPDLLYPPHHGSYHQPHIAVPHYQH from the exons ATGGCTCAGGGCTCTGACAGCAATGACACAACTTACAAGTCCCCTTCACCTGGAAGCAGGCCG aGCTCCTCAGACGACGTGAAGAAGGTGATGCGGAGGGAGAAGAACAGGATCGCTGCTCAGAAGAGCAGGATGAGGCAAACTCAGAAAGCCGACAGCCTACACCTG GAGAGCGAGAACCTGGAGAAGGAGAACGCTGCCCTGAGGAAGGAGGTGAAGCAGCTGACCGAAGAGGCCAAGTACCTGTCCTCTGTGCTGAGCAGCCACGAGCCTCTGTGCACCGGCCTGGCCCCTCAGACCCCCGACCTCCTCTACCCTCCTCACCATGGCAGCTACCACCAACCGCACATCGCCGTACCACACTACCAGCACTGA